From a region of the Alnus glutinosa chromosome 1, dhAlnGlut1.1, whole genome shotgun sequence genome:
- the LOC133869676 gene encoding probable glycerol-3-phosphate acyltransferase 3 — MAGKSFPQKALSFLFKLLRRPQDPPSPHWRTSNGHASQTRYQKYTSLLHRAEDLSSHTVIFHSEDALLKSSSLFPYFMLVAFEAGGLLRSLVFFLLYPLACLFGDELGLKIKVFLCFFGIKEECFRLGSSVLPKFFSQDVGREGFEVVMSFGRKVAVSDLPTVMVAGFLHDYLGVDAVVGRELKVVCGYFVGFMEEKKVDGSAVNETILGDEKTCSSTVIGIGCYRSALHKHPFAHCKEIYLVSKAEKRNWHILPREKLPKPLIFHDGRLAFRPTQLATLVMFMWLPLGIFIFIIRFIAGQLLPLCMCSPIMAFTGAITIVSRPPKSSVPSTKNEKRPTAGTLYVCNHRTLLDPLYVGAATGNPSLSAVTYSISKIYEVVSPIRTIHLTRDREKDRIAMQKLLSQGDLVVCPEGTTCREPYLLRFSPLFAELTDDITPVAIDVEVSMFYGTTASGLKCLDPVFYLLNPFPSYTVKILEKLPSSRTWKVGGVSKYEVANHVQCEIAKALGFQCTSLTRKDKYMILAGNEGLV; from the exons ATGGCCGGGAAGTCGTTCCCACAAAAAGCCCTGTCCTTCTTGTTTAAACTTCTGAGAAGGCCGCAGGACCCGCCCTCTCCCCATTGGAGGACTAGCAATGGCCATGCAAGCCAAACAAGATATCAGAAATACACCTCTCTTCTCCACAGAGCAGAGGATCTTTCAAGCCATACAGTGATTTTCCACTCGGAGGATGCGCTGCTGAAATCATCTTCCTTGTTTCCTTACTTCATGCTGGTGGCCTTTGAAGCCGGAGGGCTCTTGAGGTCTCtcgttttctttcttctgtaCCCTTTGGCTTGTTTGTTTGGCGACGAGCTGGGGTTGAAGATTAAGGTTTTCTTATGCTTCTTCGGGATAAAAGAGGAGTGTTTTAGACTCGGAAGCTCTGTTTTGCCCAAGTTCTTCTCCCAGGATGTCGGGCGTGAAGGCTTTGAAGTGGTGATGAGTTTTGGGAGAAAGGTGGCGGTGAGTGACTTGCCCACAGTCATGGTTGCAGGGTTTTTGCATGACTATTTAGGTGTTGACGCTGTTGTGGGAAGAGAATTAAAGGTGGTTTGTGGGTATTTTGTTGGGTTCATGGAGGAAAAGAAGGTAGACGGATCTGCTGTAAACGAGACGATTCTTGGCGACGAGAAAACTTGTTCAAGTACCGTCATTGGCATTGGTTGCTACAGATCGGCTCTTCATAAGCATCCCTTTGCCCATTGCAAG GAGATTTACTTGGTGAGCAAAGCCGAGAAGAGGAACTGGCATATCCTTCCAAGGGAGAAACTTCCGAAGCCGTTGATCTTCCACGACGGCAGATTGGCGTTCAGGCCAACCCAACTGGCCACCCTAGTCATGTTCATGTGGCTTCCGCTTGggattttcattttcatcatcAGATTCATCGCCGGCCAGCTTCTCCCTCTCTGTATGTGCAGTCCAATAATGGCCTTCACCGGAGCAATAACCATTGTTTCGAGACCACCCAAGTCCTCTGTTCCTTCCACCAAGAACGAAAAGAGACCGACTGCCGGCACACTTTATGTCTGCAACCACAGAACCCTGCTCGATCCACTCTACGTCGGCGCAGCCACCGGTAATCCATCACTCTCTGCAGTCACATACAGCATAAGCAAAATCTATGAGGTGGTTTCTCCGATCAGGACCATCCATTTGACAAGAGACAGGGAAAAAGATAGGATTGCAATGCAGAAGTTGTTGAGCCAAGGCGACCTTGTGGTCTGCCCTGAAGGAACCACTTGTAGGGAACCTTATTTACTGAGGTTCAGTCCTCTATTTGCGGAGCTGACAGATGACATAACTCCTGTGGCCATAGATGTGGAGGTAAGCATGTTTTACGGGACGACAGCTAGTGGGCTCAAATGCTTAGACCCTGTGTTTTATCTCTTGAATCCATTCCCTTCGTATACTGTCAAAATTCTTGAGAAGCTGCCGAGCTCGCGCACTTGGAAGGTTGGTGGGGTGTCCAAGTATGAAGTGGCTAATCATGTTCAGTGTGAGATTGCCAAAGCTTTGGGATTCCAGTGCACCAGTCTTACAAGAAAGGACAAGTACATGATCTTAGCAGGTAATGAGGGACTAGTTTAG
- the LOC133853924 gene encoding uncharacterized protein LOC133853924, translating to MEKEELTEKSRTNSLTAEEKELVVQKEDRGEPFKEMESLNANASEYSPKFNNDSRKDELGDKMDGTEGQEEKVGNEVNDLDEKMDVGRVLRPKSQEQKLENDSGQADFGDKMNESRDLGDKMGQNRDLESKAEEATDQTTKEDFGEDKEQEPVFDGTEVPEMEASRSTSTRSLDLDPETQGVVDKAVALKNFVKEKSVVAVSSVLRRLSGKKDEEGPDAFDDENKVVLDSIENSDGKEVPEKTMEKSAWNPLSYIMMSHDANADNEAEQRVEVIKGSAQPIAMKGRIILYTRLGCSDCNGARLFLYWKGLRYVEINIDIYPSRKLELEKISGSSAVPKVFFNEILIGGLSELKALNESGKIDDKIDYLINEAPSFEAPLPPLSGEDDLSNSGAIDELALIVRKMKESIIVKDRFYKMRRFTSCFLGSEAADFLSEDQYLEREEAIEFGRKLASKLFFQHVLEENLFEDGNHLYRFLDDDPIVSSQCHNIPRGIIDVKPKPIVEIASRLRVLFYGILEAYTSKDGKHVDYRSIHGSEEFARYLRIVEELQRVEIQDMAREEKLAFFINLYNMMAIHAILDLGYPAGPLERRKLFGDFKYVVGGSTYSLSAIQNGILRGNQRPPFNLMKPFGAKDKRSKVALPYSEPLIHFSLVCGTRSGPALRCYSPGNIDKELMEGARNFLRNGGIVIDLNAKVASASKILKWYSADFGKNEVEVLKHASNYLEPADSEALLDLLANSQLKVIYQPYDWSLNC from the exons ATGGAAAAGGAAGAATTGACTGAGAAAAGTAGAACAAATTCTCTAACTGCTGAAGAGAAAGAACTTGTTGTTCAGAAGGAAGATCGAGGGGAACCATTTAAGGAGATGGAATCTCTAAATGCCAATGCCAGTGAGTATAGTCCTAAGTTTAACAACGATAGTCGGAAAGATGAATTGGGTGATAAGATGGATGGTACTGAAGGTCAGGAAGAAAAGGTAGGCAATGAGGTGAATGATCTGGATGAAAAGATGGATGTGGGTAGGGTTTTGCGGCCCAAATCTCAAGAACAAAAGTTGGAAAATGATAGTGGCCAAGCTGACTTTGGTGACAAGATGAATGAAAGCAGGGATTTAGGTGACAAGATGGGTCAGAATAGGGATTTGGAGTCTAAAGCTGAAGAGGCTACAGATCAAACTACAAAGGAGGATTTTGGTGAGGATAAGGAACAGGAGCCTGTCTTTGATGGAACAGAGGTCCCTGAGATGGAAGCTAGTCGGAGCACATCTACTCGTTCATTGGATCTTGATCCAGAGACACAGGGTGTAGTCGATAAAGCAGTGGCACTTAAAAACTTTGTTAAGGAGAAGAGTGTAGTTGCAGTATCCAGCGTTCTGCGTCGCCTTTCTGGAAAAAAAGATGAAGAGGGACCCGATGCTTTTGATGATGAAAATAAGGTTGTACTTGATTCCATTGAAAACAGTGATGGAAAAGAAGTCCCTGAGAAAACAATGGAGAAATCTGCATGGAATCCTTTAAGCTATATTATGATGTCACATGATGCAAATGCAGACAATGAAGCTGAGCAGAGGGTGGAAGTTATCAAAGGATCAGCACAACCTATAGCCATGAAAGGAAGAATTATATTGTACACTAGGCTAGGATGCTCGGATTGCAATGGGGCTAGGTTATTTTTGTACTGGAAAGGGCTCAGGTATGTTGAAATTAACATTGATATTTATCCCAGTAGAAAGCTGGAGCTAGAGAAGATTTCTGGGTCTTCTGCTGTTCCAAAGGTgttcttcaatgaaatcctcaTCGGTGGCTTGAGTGAGCTAAAGGCCTTGAATGAGTCTGGAAAGATTGATGACAAGATTGATTATTTGATTAATGAAGCACCATCATTTGAAGCTCCTTTACCGCCTCTTTCTGGTGAAGATGACCTCTCCAATAGCGGGGCTATTGATGAACTAGCTTTAATTGTCCGAAAAATGAAAGAATCTATCATTGTTAAGGACCGATTTTATAAAATGCGAAGGTTCACCAGCTGTTTCCTAGGTTCAGAAGCTGCAGATTTCTTATCAGAAGATCAGTATTTGGAAAGGGAAGAG GCTATCGAATTTGGACGAAAGCTTGCTAGCAAACTCTTTTTTCAACATGTTCTTGA AGAGAATCTGTTTGAGGATGGTAACCATTTGTATCGCTTCTTGGATGATGATCCTATTGTGTCATCTCAATGTCACAACATCCCAAGGGGTATAATTGATGTCAAGCCAAAGCCTATTGTAGAAATTGCGTCAAGGCTGAGAGTTTTGTTCTATGGAATTCTTGAAGCCTACACATCAAAAGATGGAAAGCATGTGGATTACAGAAGTATTCATGGAAGTGAGGAATTTGCAAG GTATTTGAGAATAGTTGAGGAGCTCCAAAGAGTGGAAATCCAGGATATGGCAAGGGAGGAGAAGcttgctttctttataaatctCTATAATATGATGGCCATCCATGCAATATTGGACTTAGGTTATCCAGCTGGGCCGCTAGAACGAAGGAAGTTGTTCGGAGACTTCAAGTATGTAGTTGGCGGGTCCACCTACTCACTTTCAGCTATTCAAAATGGCATTTTAAGGGGCAACCAGCGACCGCCATTCAATCTCATGAAGCCATTTGGTGCAAAAGATAAACGTTCCAAG GTGGCTCTCCCTTACTCAGAGCCTCTTATACACTTTTCACTTGTTTGTGGTACCCGATCTGGGCCTGCACTGCGATGCTATTCTCCAGGGAATATTGATAAAGAGTTGATGGAGGGAGCCCGTAATTTTCTAAGAAATGGAGGGATTGTTATTGATTTGAATGCCAAGGTTGCATCGGCTAGTAAGATCCTTAAATG GTATAGTGCAGACTTTGGCAAGAATGAGGTAGAGGTACTGAAGCATGCATCAAACTACTTGGAGCCTGCTGACTCAGAAGCGTTACTGGATTTGCTTGCCAACTCTCAGTTGAAGGTGATATATCAGCCTTACGACTGGAGTTTGAACTGCTAG
- the LOC133870239 gene encoding pentatricopeptide repeat-containing protein At4g18520, chloroplastic: MLSATFLLSRFSPSLPPSLFFTQPSKSSTQRKSSKSRNNSHYRIATDLRCFCSEDPNSTSHCQNPSFTSGSQENPDADFPDNESESQWLSPERLALWLRSCRSLKEVRKIHAVVVKFLWDSVTYVGNNLISSYLGFGKLGEARKVFDKMPKKNVVTWTAVINGYLDVGLEDEALSLFEDSIENGVRANEKMFVCVLNLCSRRLDFELGSQIHACIVKGGLRNLIVDSAIVYLYAQCGALQSAFRAFDQMPERDVVCWTTMITACSQQGHGQEALSLFSQMLSNGFSPNEFTVCGVLKACGEEKALKFGRQLHGAVVKKMYKNDVFIGTSLVDLYAKCGEMIDSRKVFNRMRNRNTVTWTSFIAGYARYGLGEEALRLFRVMKRRNIYANNLTIVSVLRACGSIEASLLGRELHAQIIKNSVETNIYIGSTLVWFYCKCAGYLHAFKVLQQMPLRDVVSWTAIISGSARLGHESEALEFMKEMMEEGVDPNSFTYSSALKACANLEAILQGKSIHSHANKTPALYNVFVGSALIYMYAKCGYVSEAFLVFNSMPERNLVSWKAMILCYAKNGLCQEALKLMYRMKAEGFEVDDYIFATVLTECGDFEWDMDPSSEYFLQSS; encoded by the coding sequence ATGCTCTCGGCAACTTTTCTCTTGTCACGGTTCTCTCCTTCTCTACCACCTTCACTTTTCTTTACCCAACCATCCAAATCTTCGACACAAAGGAAGAGCTCGAAGTCAAGGAATAATAGTCATTACAGGATCGCCACGGATTTGCGTTGCTTTTGTAGCGAAGATCCGAATTCGACGTCCCATTGTCAGAACCCAAGTTTTACCTCCGGCTCCCAAGAAAACCCAGATGCGGATTTTCCTGACAATGAGTCGGAGAGCCAGTGGCTCAGTCCTGAACGCCTCGCGCTGTGGCTTCGGTCTTGTCGTAGTTTGAAGGAGGTCAGAAAGATACATGCGGttgttgtgaaatttttgtgGGATTCGGTCACGTACGTTGGCAATAATTTGATAAGTTCTTATTTGGGGTTCGGGAAGTTAGGTGAGGCCCGTAAGGTGTTCGATAAAATGCCGAAGAAGAATGTGGTTACTTGGACCGCTGTGATTAATGGGTATTTGGATGTTGGTTTGGAAGATGAGGCTTTGAGTTTGTTTGAGGATTCTATTGAAAATGGGGTTCGAGCGAATGAAAAGATGTTTGTATGTGTTTTGAATTTATGTAGTAGGAGATTGGATTTTGAGCTGGGGAGTCAAATTCATGCTTGTATTGTGAAAGGTGGTTTGAGGAACTTGATTGTGGATAGTGCCATTGTTTACCTCTATGCACAATGTGGGGCGCTGCAAAGTGCATTTCGTGCATTTGATCAGATGCCTGAGCGGGATGTGGTTTGTTGGACAACTATGATTACTGCTTGTTCACAACAAGGGCATGGACAGGAGGCCTTGTCGCTGTTCTCACAAATGTTAAGTAACGGGTTCTCCCCTAATGAGTTTACAGTATGTGGTGTTCTGAAGGCCTGTGGAGAGGAGAAGGCATTAAAATTTGGGAGACAGTTACACGGTGCCGTAGTGAAGAAAATGTATAAGAATGATGTTTTTATAGGGACTTCCCTTGTTGATTTGTATGCAAAATGTGGGGAGATGATAGATTCTAGAAAAGTATTTAATAGAATGAGGAATAGAAACACAGTTACATGGACATCATTTATAGCTGGATATGCTCGATATGGGCTTGGTGAGGAGGCCCTAAGACTCTTTAGAGTAATGAAGAGACGAAATATATATGCAAACAACTTGACGATTGTAAGTGTCCTCAGGGCTTGTGGCTCTATTGAGGCTTCACTGTTGGGAAGAGAACTTCATGCACAAATAATCAAGAATTCTGTCGAAACCAATATATACATAGGAAGCACTCTAGTATGGTTTTACTGTAAATGTGCAGGGTACCTTCATGCCTTCAAGGTCCTCCAACAGATGCCTCTTAGGGATGTTGTCTCATGGACTGCCATTATTTCTGGTAGTGCACGACTTGGGCATGAGTCTGAGGCTCTTGAGTTCATGAAAGAAATGATGGAGGAAGGTGTGGATCCTAACTCTTTTACTTATTCATCAGCTCTGAAAGCATGTGCTAATCTGGAAGCTATCCTTCAAGGGAAATCAATTCATTCCCATGCAAACAAGACTCCTGCATTGTATAATGTCTTTGTGGGCAGTGCATTAATTTATATGTATGCGAAATGCGGATATGTATCAGAGGCGTTCCTAGTTTTTAACAGCATGCCAGAACGGAATTTGGTTTCTTGGAAGGCAATGATTCTGTGTTATGCTAAAAATGGGCTCTGCCAAGAGGCTTTGAAGCTCATGTATCGGATGAAAGCTGAAGGTTTTGAGGTGGATGATTACATCTTTGCAACAGTTCTTACTGAATGTGGAGATTTTGAGTGGGATATGGATCCTTCATCTGAGTATTTCTTGCAGTCAAGTTAA
- the LOC133853932 gene encoding uncharacterized protein At4g37920, with product MELSSATLQTSCSLRTPTLATRAPSISLVRNSAPISLCSSSRTKACRLVINPLRRRRSTVAAVVGDTTAVPNDCSGGQQLSVSGSSGPLPVRDEEDGVEGLDDGKMVRVCDKLIEVFLVDKPNPTDWRRLLAFSKEWSNLRPHFYKRCQDRADSQDDPGMKHKLLRLGRKLKEIDEDVQRHNELLQVIRGSPSEISEVVARRRKDFTKEFFVHLHTVAESYYDNPTEQDSLAKLGNTYLAAVQAHDTATESIEALNAAELKFQDIINSPSLDAACRKIDNLAEKNQLDSALVLMITKAWSAAKESNMTKDEVKDILYHLYTTARGNLQRNMPKEIRIVKYLLTIEDPEERLCALKDAFTPGEELEGHDVDCLYTTPENLHTWIKAVVDAYHFSREGTLIREARDLMNPKIIEKMEELKKIVENKFM from the exons ATGGAATTGTCTTCTGCGACTCTCCAAACCTCTTGCTCTTTAAGAACCCCCACCCTCGCTACCAGAGCCCCTTCTATCTCTTTGGTCAGAAACTCAGCTCCAATTTCCCTTTGTTCCTCTTCTCGAACCAAAG CTTGTCGGTTGGTGATTAATCCGCTCAGGCGGCGACGTTCCACTGTTGCTGCTGTTGTTGGTGACACAACTGCTGTACCAAATGATTGTAGTGGAGGGCAACAGTTATCGGTTTCTGGTTCTTCCGGTCCCTTGCCGGTTCGGGATGAGGAGGATGGTGTTGAGGGCTTGGATGACGGCAAAATGGTCCGAGTATGTGACAAGCTGATCGAGGTTTTCCTGGTCGACAAGCCCAATCCGACCGACTGGAGAAGGTTGTTAGCTTTCAGCAAGGAGTGGAGCAATTTACGGCCTCATTTCTATAAGCGTTGTCAGGACCGAGCGGATAGTCAGGATGATCCAGGAATGAAGCACAAGCTACTCCGGCTTGGAAGGAAGCTAAAAGAG ATTGATGAAGATGTGCAAAGGCACAATGAGCTTCTTCAAGTGATCAGAGGATCACCATCAGAGATTAGCGAAGTTGTTGCCAGACGCCGTAAAGATTTCACCAAAGAATTTTTTGTACATCTTCACACAGTAGCTGAATCCTACTATGACAATCCAACAGAGCAAGATT CTCTGGCAAAGCTAGGGAATACGTACTTGGCTGCTGTACAAGCACATGACACTGCAACTGAAAGTATTGAAGCACTAAATGCTGCGGAGTTGAAATTCCAAGATATTATCAACTCTCCTTCTTTAGATGCTGCTTGCAGGAAGATAGACAATTTGGCTGAGAAAAATCAACTCGATTCAGCATTGGTGTTGATGATCACAAAGGCTTGGTCTGCTGCGAAGGAGTCGAACATGACGAAAGATGAG GTAAAAGACATATTGTATCATTTATACACGACCGCTAGGGGTAATCTCCAGAGGAATATGCCAAAAGAGATTCGTATAGTTAAGTATCTTCTCACAATTGAGGATCCCGAGGAGCGGCTGTGTGCCTTGAAAGATGCATTTACTCCAGGAGAAGAACTTGAAGGACATGATGTAGACTGCCTATACAC GACGCCAGAGAATCTGCACACCTGGATAAAGGCAGTGGTGGATGCGTACCATTTCAGCAGGGAAGGTACACTTATAAGAGAAGCTAGGGACCTGATGAATCCTAAGATCATTGAAAAAATGGAGGAACTTAAAAAGATAGTTGAAAATAAATTCATGTGA
- the LOC133853950 gene encoding uncharacterized protein LOC133853950: MMSRKTSSSCAICECSNNASICAVCVNFRLNEYRSFLKSLKSRRDFLYARLSEVLVAKGKADDQTNWRVLHNDKLVKLKEKLRRNKQQFVQGKAKIERVSYDLTVKYGMLESASSTLKKYRAEQLEKFYPNLISTQTLGHMAITAERLHKQPVVIKQICKLFPLRRVIIDGERKDGSTGQYDKICNARLPRGLDPHSVPSEELAASLGYMVQLLNLVAQNLAAPVLHNSGFAGSCSRIWQRDSYWDTRPSSRSYEYPLFIPRQNYCSSSGENSWSDRSSNNFGVASMESERKPRLDSSGSSSFNYSSASLHSVETHKDLQKGISLLKKSVACLTASCFNSLCLDVPSEASTFEAFAKLLAKLSSTKEVRSVFSGKMACSRSCKQVEQLNKSVWNVNSAISSTTLLESAHTLPTMKNISENFSNFAASFPYATQLFDVGKNECLIEEWDIVEHPTFPPPPSQTEDVEHWTRAMFIDATKK; the protein is encoded by the exons ATGATGAGCAGAAAAACCAGCAGCAGCTGCGCTATATGTGAGTGTTCCAATAACGCTTCTATTTGCGCCGTTTGTGTCAATTTCAG ATTAAATGAGTACCGcagttttttaaaatcattgaAGAGTCGCCGGGATTTCTTGTATGCCAGATTGAGTGAAGTGCTTGTAGCAAAG GGGAAGGCAGACGATCAAACGAATTGGAGAGTGCTTCACAATGATAAGCTTGTAAAGTTGAAGGAGAAGCTCCGTCGTAATAAGCAACAATTTGTGCAAG GGAAGGCTAAGATTGAGAGGGTGTCCTATGATTTAACAGTAAAATATGGGATGCTTGAATCAGCCAGTTCTACg CTGAAAAAGTATCGTGCGGAACAACTGGAAAAGTTCTATCCTAACCTAATTTCCACTCAGACCTTAGGGCAT ATGGCAATCACCGCTGAACGTCTTCATAAACAGCCTGTGGTcataaaacaaatatgcaaaTTGTTCCCCCTACGTCGG GTGATCATAGATGGCGAAAGAAAAGATGGGTCTACTGGTCAATACGATAAAATCTGCAATGCACGCTTACCAAGAGGACTTGATCCTCACTCTGTTCCATCGGAAGAGCTTGCTGCATCTTTGGg CTACATGGTGCAACTTCTGAATCTTGTTGCTCAGAACTTGGCTGCCCCAGTGCTTCATAACTCTGGTTTTGCG GGTTCTTGTTCTCGAATATGGCAACGAGATTCTTATTGGGATACACGTCCGTCTTCTAGAAG CTACGAATATCCCCTTTTTATACCACGCCAAAATTATTGCTCCAGTAGTGGGGAAAATTCGTGGTCTGACAGAAGCTCAAATAATTTTGGTGTTGCTTCAATGGAATCTGAGAGGAAGCCACGCCTGGATTCTTCTGGTAGTAGTAGCTTTAATTATTCTTCTGCTTCTCTACATTCGGTTGAAACACACAAGGACTTACAGAAAGGGATTTCACTTCTCAAGAAAAGTGTGGCATGCTTGACAGCATCCTGTTTTAACTCGTTATGTTTGGATGTCCCTTCTGAGGCATCTACTTTTGAAGCATTTGCAAAGTTATTGGCCAAACTATCTTCAACCAAGGAAGTTCGATCTGTTTTCTCTGGCAAAATGGCTTGTTCAAG GTCTTGTAAACAAGTTGAACAATTGAACAAATCTGTATGGAATGTGAATTCTGCCATTTCCTCAACCACTCTATTGGAAAGTGCTCATACACTGCCTACCATG AAAAACATTTCTGaaaacttttcaaattttgcTGCCAGTTTTCCTTATGCCACTCAGTTGTTTGATGTTGGAAAGAATGAATGCCTCATTGAAGAATGGGATATTGTGGAGCATCCCACTTTTCCTCCTCCTCCATCACAAACTGAGGATGTTGAGCATTGGACTCGAGCCATGTTCATTGATGCTACAAAGAAATGA